Part of the Anaerolineales bacterium genome, CGATCAGGAGGTATATGACTTCATCGCCGCTTCGGCGGGCGAGCGCCTCGGGGACGTTCGACTTGAGGCGGATGTGCGCTTCGTCGAAGGCGCCGAAGCTGGCGCTTACCTGCTCTGTCGCGGGAGCCAGGAGTCAGGCAGCTTCTACCTCTTCCGCCTTGGCGCCGACGGTCATGTCGAGATCACCGATTATCTCGGCGGCGAGGAGCAGATCGCCCGCCTGACCGTGCTCGATGAGGGCATGCTGCAGCCGGGCTGGAACCGGCTTCGCGCTGACTGTCTCGGCAATCAACTGTCGTTGTATCTGAATGGCCAGCGTGTGCTCGAGCGTGAGATGGAGGGCGAGGCGTTGGGTCCGGGTGATTTTGCCCTGGGGGCTGGCGGCGCCTCGGAGGGTCTCAGCGATGTGTACTTCGACAACCTGGTCGTCAGCACGCCGTGAGCCAGGAGCGCTCCGCCACGCCTGGGAACGATCCCCTGAAACGTATCTCTGAGATGGTCGCCCGCGTGGCATCGCAGCAGGTGCTCATCGGCGCCCTGCTGGGAGCCAGCCTGCTGCTCTTCTGGCTGAGCGACCGGCTGACCCACGCCTGGCCGCTTCAATTCGCCGTACTGCTGTTGGGCTGCGGCATCGGCGCGGCGGCCTGGTTCAACCTGCGGACAATTCACGCAGGGGTTCAGCCGGGGACTCGGGGCGCCGTCGATCTTCGAAGGGCATGGTCGCTCGGGCAGAACGCGTTCCTGTTGGCCGCCGGATGGTCCCTCGCCTGCGCCGGCGGGGCGGCGCTGATTCTGGGCTGGGACGGGGTGCTGGATGGGATCCTCGCCCGCCCTGGCCTGCTGACGCTGGCCGCCGGCGTGGTGCTGGTGGGCATCGGCATAGGGCGGGTGCTGGCGCTTGACGAGCCGCCGGCCCGTGGCTGGGACGCCGTACTGCGATTCCCGTTGCGCCTGGCGGGTTTGCCGGCGCTTGTGCTCGGGATCGGGCTGTCAGTGATCGGCACAGCGCAAACCCTGGCGCCTGATCGGGTCGCGAGCTGGATCCGGTCGCTGGCCTCGGGTTGGAGGCTCGGCGGTTGACCGCATAGGAGACCCACGATGAGAACACGCACACGATTGCTGACACCGGTGGCTGGGCTGATCGCATTCGCCCTGGCCTGCAGCCTAGGAGCGCCCGCCGCGATTCCCGAGGCCTCCACACCTGGAACCGGCAGCACGCCGGATGCAGCCTCTTCGACGGAGGCGACGAACCCCGGCTCAGGCGGTGACACCGACGGCCCGGCTCCCATCGACTCGCCCGAGGATCTGCCTCCCGGCGATTACTATGAGGCGATTCTGGCCGGGGTCGAGAGCGGGATGTGGACCCCCGAGCAGGGCCTGCTGGCGGTGCTGCGAGCCGTCGCAGGCAGAGGTGAGGATCCATTCGCCCAGACAGAACTCGGCGAGCGCGAGTTGACCGGAGTGATCCGGGAGGCGAGGCGCTACCTCCGCGAAGGGGAAGACCCCGCCGTGCGCGCCGAAATCGACGAGCTACTGGGCGTGATCGTGCCTTCTCCAGACCGGCTCCAGGAATACTCGCGGCCGGAGGGGGAGTCCCGCCGGGGATATCGAGGCCTGGCGGCTCCGGCCATGACAGACCCGAAGTGCGAGGACCTGTACGAAGCGGGTTTCCCGCCCGAGCAAGACATCATCTGCTACCTTGTGGCGCAAGCCCCCATGGGTGCCGAAGGCGTGGATGTGTACTATCCGGCGGATTGGGCCTCCGATCCGGGCTCCAAGGTCTTTGCCGACGCAGCCAAGGCAGCTGTACTGGATGCATGGAAGACCTACAAGCCCTTCGGAAGCATGGGGTCGGTCGGGGTCGTCTTCGCCATGCTGCAGTCCGGAGGGCCGTCGTCCCTGGCCGAGGTCCCTTCGGAGAGTGGGGACGTCTCCTGCTTGATCGTCATCTACCCGCTCGCCTTGTCCAACTACAACCCCGGCGGTTCAGGAGCCTCCGGGATCGCTGGCTTCAAGCAGACGGTTGCCCATGAGATGTTCCACTGCTTCCAGGGCTGGAACTACCCCCAGCACTTCGACGACTGGAGTGCACAGCGCTGGTGGGG contains:
- a CDS encoding DUF1080 domain-containing protein; the protein is MKAPSTRFALAPAMLLTLFLAACGAAAPPVAEQGFEEDFAQEFCRFGSMEGSTSKGYGCVDGVFRAWIDNDQEVYDFIAASAGERLGDVRLEADVRFVEGAEAGAYLLCRGSQESGSFYLFRLGADGHVEITDYLGGEEQIARLTVLDEGMLQPGWNRLRADCLGNQLSLYLNGQRVLEREMEGEALGPGDFALGAGGASEGLSDVYFDNLVVSTP